DNA from Meleagris gallopavo isolate NT-WF06-2002-E0010 breed Aviagen turkey brand Nicholas breeding stock unplaced genomic scaffold, Turkey_5.1 ChrUn_random_7180001938297, whole genome shotgun sequence:
tttaggttggatgtgaggaggaagtttttcatgcagagggtggtgagggcagtggaacaggttgcccaaggaggctgtggatgccccatccctgcaggcattcaaggccaggctggatgtggctctgggcagcctgggctgctggttggggacctgcacacagcagggggttggaactgggtgagcactgtgctcctttgcaacccaggccattctatcacTCTATGCAGTTCAGCCCCCACGGCTTACGGTCGCTCAGCACATCGTAGGCTTCAGCCAGCAGCCGGAACCGCTCCCACGCCCACGGCTCCTTGCATTTCTGCGGGTGGTTCTCCAAGGCCAGCAGGCGGTACCTGCGGGGGGAGGAGCAGAGCACGGCCTGCAGCCCCCGCCAGGCCCGGTGGTGGATTGAGG
Protein-coding regions in this window:
- the LOC109364926 gene encoding dnaJ homolog subfamily B member 13-like; the protein is MGQDYYAVLELSHTATDADIKKAYRLLALENHPQKCKEPWAWERFRLLAEAYDVLSDRKPWGLNCIE